Genomic DNA from Streptomyces sp. NBC_01571:
CCGCTTGGAGCGGCTGCGGGCCCGGCTGGTGTTCTCCGAAGTGCGCGGCAGCGACGCGCCCCGGCTCCTGCTCGACGCCGCGCACCGGCTGGAGCCCCTGGATGCGGCCCTCGCCCGCGACACCCTGCTGGAGGCGACCGGCGCGGCGATCTTCGCCGGCCAGTTGAACGAGGGACCGGGATTGCGCGAGGTAGCGGAGGCGGCCCGCGCCGGACCGCCGCCCTCGACGCCGCCGCGGATGGTCGATGTCCTTCTGGACAGCTTTGCCAGCTTGATCATCGACGGCTACGCGACCGGCGTCGATACTCTGAGGCGTGCCCTGCACGTCGTTCTGGAGCGACAGAGATCCAGCGCGGCGGATACCGACAGGCGATGGCTGTGGTTGGCGTTCCGGGTGACGCCCGAGGCCCTCGCACCGGAGCTGTGGGACGACGAGGCGTGGTACGAGTTGGCGACCGGCGCGGTCGCTGTCGCTCGCGGGACGGGAGCGCTCGCCGTCCTCCCGATGGCACTGAGCTACCAGGCATGCTTCCACGTGCATGCCGGTCAGTTCGACACCGCGGCGGCCCTGATCGACGAGGCGACGGCTATCTCGGAGGCGATCGGCGGCGCGCCCATGATGTACTCGGAACTCGTGCTCGGTGCCTGGCGAGGACGGGAAACCCAGGCGCTGGCCGGCATCGAGAAGACCATCGAAGAAGTGCGCCCCCGGGGTGAGGGACGCGTTATCGGCCTGGCCGAGTACGCGACCGCCGTGCTCTACAACGGCCTCGGCCGTTACGAGGACGCGCTTGCCGCCGCGACACGTGCCTGCCGGTTCGAAGACCTGGGATTCTTCGGCTGGGCACTGGCCGAACTCATCGAGGCGGCTGCCCGCAACGGGCAGCCGGAGGCAGCCGTTTCCGCGCTGGCCAGGCTCAGCGAACGCACCCGTGCCTGTGGCACCGAATGGGCGTTGGGTACGGAGGCCTGCTCGCGCGCGCTGCTGAGCGACGACCGAGCCGCCGAGTCGCTCTACCAGGAGGCGATCGAGCGTCTGGAACGTTGCCGGGTCACCGTCCACCAAGCCCGCGCCCGGCTGCTGTACGGCGAGTGGCTGCGCCGCCGGAACCGCCGCCATGACAGCCGCACTCAGCTCCGCACCGCCTATGAGACGTTCACCCGGGTCGGCGCCGAAGGATTCGCCGAGCGCGCCCGTAGGGAACTCCTCGCCACCGGGGAGACCGCCCGCAAACGGACCTTCGGCACCGACTCCGAACTGACCGGCCAGGAGGCCCAGATCGCGGGGCTCGCCGGGGAAGGGCTCACCAACACCGAGATAGCCGCCCAGCTCTTCATCAGCTCACGCACGGTGGAATGGCACCTCGGCAACGTCTTCGCCAAGCTCGGGCTCAGCTCCCGCAGGCAACTGCGCTCCGCGTTGCCTCCGCCGAACCAGCGCCGCAGACGGCAGAACCAGCAGGTGGCGACCTGACGGCGAATCAGGGACGTCGCGCCGTCGCAACGGGCTTGAAAGAGGTCGTGGCAGCGGTGTCACCGTGGGTTCAAATCCCACACGCACCTCCGCCCAGGACGCCTGGTCTCTGCCCGGTTGCTGAACTCCGAGGCCGTTCATAGGCGTTGATGCCGACGATGGATGTCAACAGGCCGCGATGCATCAAGGCCGCGGCACAGACGCTCGGAAGACAAGGGTGGAGGCGCGGGACGGCCTGATCGCCCAGGTCACTCCCGCTTCGGAAGGTCGGTCAGCGGTCGAGCGGCGCGGGCTGCGACTGCCGACGGTGGCGCCTCGTCTTGAGGAGCGTGGTGAGGGCTCCGACGAACCCCACACTCAGCGCAAACCCCGCAACGATCATTCCCGCATTGTCGTCGACCGAGCCCACCATCACCGTGAGCGCCCACGTACCGAAAGCGCCGAGGCACCATGCTCGGGCAGCGAGATTGCCCCGCCGGCGCCACTGATGGAAGAGAAAGCTGCGACTGCGACCTGAGGGCTGTCCCGCGATCCTCCGATGAGTTCCGCCGGCTGCGCCGGTCTACCAGGACGCACGCCATCGAGCCACCGACTGGAGACCCGCCATGACCAATCCCGCACATCCCGGCCGCATGCTGTTCGTGAACATCCCCGTCGCGGACCTCGAGCGCAGCAAGGCGTTCTTCGGCAAGCTCGGGTTCAGCTTCGATCCGAAGTTCACCGACGAGACCGCCGCCTGCATGCTGGTCGGCGAGCACGCCTTCGTCATGCTGCTCAGCCGCGAGAAGTTCGCGGAGTTCGCGAAACTGCCGATGGCCGATCCCACCACGCACACGCTGGCGTTGTACTGCTTCAGCGTGTCGTCCCGCGACGAGGTCGACACGGTCAGCGCCGCTGCGCTCGCGGCGGGCGGCGCCAAGGCAGATGACGCCGAGGACTACGGCTTCATGTACTCACGCAGCTTCTTCGACCTCGACGGCCACGGCTGGCAGGTCATGTGGATGGACTCGACGGCGGCGGAGCAGGGGCCCGAGGCGTTCGCGGCCTCCACGCAGGACGCCGACACCCCGGCCTGACCCAATGCGTGCCGCACCTGCGCTGACCGCTGCGGTTCGTGCTTGTTGGTGTCAGCCGCTGGTGTCAGACGCCGCATGCAGTCTGACAACAAGGCTTACTTCGCCGCTCTACAGCACCCGTCCTACTCCTCCGGGTCCCACGCGCGAAGCAGGTCGAACAAACCTGCGTCTCCCTCGATCTGCAGGGAGTCCGCCGGGATACGGTCGTACACGAAGAGAACCAGCTCACTGGCCGTGCCGCGAACGGAGACGCCGGCCGCGCTCGGGCCCCCGTCGGCAGCGGCGACAGGCGTCGTGCCGGGCGCGGAGACACGGGTGGAGCGTGCGCCGTCGCCGTCGACCGTGAGGCGCCACGAGCGGCCCTCGGTGGCGTGGAAGTCGAAGGCAGTGGGCTTGTGCGGCCAGGCACTCGTCGTCGCGACACAGGTGAACAGGAACTCCTCGACACCGTCGAGTGCCACCTCACCCGGCAGCGGCTCCGGGGCACCCCCCAGAGTGACCTGGGCGTCGTACGTGTGCACCGCGAACTGCTGGAGCTGGTGCCGGGCGACGGCGCCACAGGTCCGCGGCGACTGGGACGCATCCCACCACGTCCAGCAACCGCGATCCGGGCCGACCTCCCGCAATGCGTCCAGCAGTTGCTCCGTGGACTCCGCCAACCAGGCCAGCAGGGCCTCGCGCTCCCGGGGCGCAGCCGGGGCGCCCTCCGCTGCGGACTTGGCCGGAGCAGGCCCTGCGGCGACGGTGGCGGCCCAGTCGCGGCGCCCCTCGCCGATGTGCTGCGCCAGATCGAACAGCGTCCACTCGGGGCAGGTCGGCACCTGCACGTCGAGGCTGGGCGCGGAGGCGACCGCGGCGCGGAAGGCGGTCGACCGTTCGTCGATCAGTCGCAACAGAACGGGGAACGTAAGTGTCGTTGTCACAAGGACTCTTTATCACCGTGTCCCGACAATCGGACAGTGATTTTCACAGCCGCGGCGGCGAGCGCGCGGCACGGGCCGGGCGCCCTCGGATGACGCCGTGTCCACATTCTGAAACGATCGGTGAGTCACGCAACGCCGCGCCGGCAAGGCCGGCGGAGTGCAGCCGGGTGCCCTGACGAAGTGGAGCAACCCGTAACTCAGCCGCGTAAGGCACCCCTCAGCGCCAAGCCCATAACTCACGTGCCGACGAAAGCCGGCGAGCCCCCTTCCCGCTCAGGAAAGGGGGCTCGCGGCAATACAGTCACGCAAAAGCCGGTACCAACCTGAGACCCACTCCACCTCGGAAACGGTGTGCGGCGAAGCCTCGGGGCGCGGCAGCGGCGTCCGGAGGGGCGTTGACGGCGCCGACGGCCGAGGGGCCGAGACGCCGACCGCAGCCGCCACCTCGTCCTCGCTCACCCCGCCAGCACCTCAACCACCCGTTCGAGCACCCCGCTCACCTCAGTGCGTGTGACCGCTCGAAGCGGGCGTCGGTGCAGCGTTCTTGACCGTCAGCGGCAGCAACTTCTTGCCGGTCGGGCCGATTTGGATGGACGTGTCCATCTGCGGACAGACGCCGCAGTCGAAGCACGGCGTCCAGCGGCAGTCCTCGACCTCGGTCTCGTCGAGGGAGTCCTGCCAGTCCTCCCAGAGCCAGTCCTTGTCGAGGCCGGAGTCGAGGTGGTCCCAGGGGAGGACCTCCTCGTACGTGCGCTCACGGGTCGTGTACCAGTCGACGTCCACGCCGAAGGCGGGGAGGGTCTTCTCGGCGCACGCCATCCACCGGTCGTACGAGAAGTGCTCGCGCCAGCCGTCGAAGCGGCCACCGTCCTCGTAGACCGCTCGGATGACCGAGCCGATGCGGCGGTCGCCGCGGGAGAGCAGGCCCTCGACGATGCCGGGCTTGCCGTCGTGGTAGCGGAAGCCGATCGAGCGGCCGTACTTCTTGTCGCCGCGGATCTTGTCGCGGAGCTTCCCGAGGCGGTCGTCCGTCTGCTCGGCGGAGAGCTGCGGGGCCCACTGGAAGGGGGTGTGGGGCTTGGGAACGAAGCCGCCGATCGAGACCGTGCACCGGATGTCGTTCTGGCCGGAGACCTTGCGGCCCTCGGCGATCACGTTCATCGCCATGTCGGCGATCTGCAGGACGTCCTCGTCCGTCTCCGTCGGCAGGCCGCACATGAAGTACAGCTTCACCTGGCGCCAGCCGTTGCCGTAGGCGGTGGAGACGGTCCGGATCAGGTCCTCCTCCGAGACCATCTTGTTGATGACCTTGCGCATGCGCTCCGAGCCGCCCTCGGGCGCGAAGGTCAGGCCCGAGCGGCGGCCGTTGCGTGTCAGCTCGTTCGCCAGGTCCACGTTGAAGGCGTCGACGCGGGTGGAGGGGAGGGAGAGGCCGATCTTGTCCTCCTCGTACCGGTCCGCCAGGCCCTTCGCGATGTCACCGATCTCGCTGTGGTCCGCGGAGGACAGGGACAGCAGGCCCACCTCCTCGAAGCCCGTCGCCTTCAGGCCCTTCTCGACCATGTCGCCGATGCCCGTGATGGAACGCTCACGGACCGGACGCGTGATCATGCCGGCCTGGCAGAAGCGGCAGCCGCGCGTGCAGCCGCGGAAGATCTCCACGGACATGCGCTCGTGGACCGTCTCCGCGAGCGGGACGAGGGGCTGCTTCGGGTAGGGCCACTCGTCGAGGTCCATGACCGTGTGCTTCGACACGCGCCACGGAACGCCCGACTTGTTGGGCACGACACGGGCGATCCGGCCGTCGGCCAGGTACTCGACGTCGTAGAACGCCGGGATGTAGACGTTGCCCGTCCTGGCCAGGCGGAAGAGGACCTCCTCGCGGCCGCCCGGGCGGCCCTCCGCCTTCCAGGCCCGGATGATCTCGGTCATGTCGAGCACGGCCTGCTCGCCGTCGCCGATGATCGCCGCATCGATGAAGTCGGCGATGGGCTCGGGATTGAAGGCCGCGTGGCCGCCGGCCAGCACGATCGGGTCGTCGAGCGTGCGGTCCTTGGACTCCAGGGGGATCCCGGCCAGATCCAGGGCCGTCAGCATGTTCGTGTAGCCCAGCTCCGTGGAGAAGGACAGCCCGAAGACGTCGAAGGCCTTCACGGGGCGGTGGCTGTCCACCGTGAACTGGGGGACCCGGTGCTCGCGCATCAGCTCCTCCAGGTCCGGCCAGACGCTGTAGGTGCGCTCCGCGAGGACGCCCTCGCGCTCGTTGAGCACCTCGTAGAGGATCATGACGCCCTGGTTGGGCAGTCCGACCTCGTAGGCGTCGGGGTACATCAGTGCCCAGCGGACGTCGCAGGTCTCCCAGGGCTTGACCGTGGAGTTGAGCTCTCCGCCGACGTACTGGATCGGCTTCTGCACATGCGGGAGCAGAGCTTCGAGCTGTGGAAACACCGACACAGCGGCTTCGGCAGGCATCTCGCGAACCTTCGTGAGCGGGGATGTACTGACAGGGGTGACCATCCAGCGTAACGCGACCGGGAGCACCCCCCGTACGCTCAGATCCCGCTGCCGCCCCGGATCGCCTCCCACTCCCCCGGGAACGCGGCCTCGACCGCCGCCGCGCGACGCTCCTCACGTCCGTACAGCACCCCGTACGTGAACGCGCTCTCGCCCGCCGCGTGGGCCTGGGCGGCCAGGTCGCGCAGGGCCTCGCGGGCCATCACGCTGTCCTGGTGGTCGCCGAGCAGGCTCTGCAGCGACTTCATCGACTTGACCAGGCCGGCCGCGGGTCCGCCGAGGGCGGGGACGGCGGCCTCGGCCGCGTACCGGGTGCGCTTGGCCTTCTTGCGGGCCTCGTGCATCGCGAGGTCGCGGTCGGCGCCGGGGGCCAGGTCGAGGGCCTGGTCGGCCAGCGCGGAAACCTTCGCGAAGTCCTTCCGTACGGCCTTGGTGATCACCTTCGAGGGGTCGCCCGCCGCGGCCTTCAGCCGGGGCGGGTCGGTCACCACACCGTCCAGCGCCGCCAGCAGGTCCAGGTAGCGGCCGCCGTCCAGCACGGCGATCAGGTGGCGTCGGGAGCCGTCACCGCGGGCCTGCGACCAGGTGCGCACACGGTCGCGGACGGGGCCACTGAGCAGGGCACCCGGGAGCTCGTCGAGCGCCGTCGTGAGGCGTTCGGTGAGGACTTCCTGGTCACGGCCGACGCCCAGCTCGCCGGCGAGCCACTTCAGTTCCTCGCCGATCGGGTCGGTGACGACGCGGTCGAAAATCTTGCCGTACGAGCGGAAGGCGCTGCGCATCCGGCGGGTGGCGACGCGCATGCTGTGGACGGAGTCGTGCAGGTCCCGGCGGACGGCGGGGTCCAGTTCGATGATCGCGTCGAGCTGGGTGCGGAGGTAGGCGAGGACGTGGTCGCCGGCCGTCCGCGGGGCCCGGTCCGCGGGCTTGTCCGGCTTCTTCGTGGCCTTCGTGGTCTTCGTCGTCCTCGTGGTGTCCGTGTCGCTGAGGGCCCTGGCCAGTTTGGACTTCGAGGAGGAGCGTGCGAGTCCCGCCTTGCGGAGCTTCTTCTCCACCTTGTCGAGGAAGGCCGGATCGCCGTCGTCGGCGAGCTCCACCTCGATCTCCGTCCACTCGGCGGCGCCGGTGCCGCCGCTGAGGCGCTCCGCTCGGACGCGGTCGACACTGACCTCGGCGAGCAGCGCTCCGGAGGCGTCGACGAGGTGGCGGACGTCGCGGGCCGACAGCAGGCGTACGACGGGGACGAGTTCGGCCTCGCGCACCCGGGAGCGTACGAGGGCGGACAGGGAAGCGGGGACGGTGTCGGAGAGCGGGGCGCGGATCTCGTCGCGGACGCCTTCGGAGACGGGGAGCTTGAGGTGCCAGCCGGCGTCGTCGCCGCCGGTGCGACGGCGCAGGGTGAGGGAGGCGGCGGCGAGTCGTTGGTCGGCCGTGTCGTAGTAGGTGGCGTCGAGGTCCGCCACGCCCTTGTCGATGACGCCCGAGACCCCGGGGACACGGGTCAGGTCCGGCAGGGCCGGGTCCCCTCCGGTGGGGGAACCCTCGTACTTCCGCTCGATTTCTCGCTTGGTGTCCGCCATGACCTGAATCTAGTGGCAGCGGGGCCGGGATGGCAGTGCCCGGACCTGCCGGGACTGTCGCGGGAGTCCGGATTCCGCCCCCGCCGCGCCTCGCCG
This window encodes:
- a CDS encoding AAA family ATPase is translated as MGVPAVDSPVTLRGRGQEKAALERALDTARGGSSAVLVLRGEAGIGKTALLGYAAGRAEGFRTTAVAGVESEMELPFAGLQQLCAPHMGRLQGLPGPQRNALSVAFGLREGEAPNQFLVGLAVLGLLAGAAEDRPLACLVDDAQWLDDGSLQVLGFVARRLVAEPVALIFALRDSASDRELAGLPEMLVSGMRDPEARALLASAVRVPFDPLVRERIVAEARGNPMALLQLPRALDPAELAGGFGFPGGGPVAGSIETALRRRLHTLPDESRRLLMTAAAEPTGDVELLWRAAGLQGITGDAVAAAEATGLVKFGAGVRFQHPLVRSAVYRTASAPERRAAHKALAEATDPHHDPDRRAWHRAHATARPDEDVAFDLERSACGAESRGGAAAAAAFLRRAAELTPDPARRVTRALAAAQAAIDAGGGDQAHHMLAVAETGPLDDLQSARLERLRARLVFSEVRGSDAPRLLLDAAHRLEPLDAALARDTLLEATGAAIFAGQLNEGPGLREVAEAARAGPPPSTPPRMVDVLLDSFASLIIDGYATGVDTLRRALHVVLERQRSSAADTDRRWLWLAFRVTPEALAPELWDDEAWYELATGAVAVARGTGALAVLPMALSYQACFHVHAGQFDTAAALIDEATAISEAIGGAPMMYSELVLGAWRGRETQALAGIEKTIEEVRPRGEGRVIGLAEYATAVLYNGLGRYEDALAAATRACRFEDLGFFGWALAELIEAAARNGQPEAAVSALARLSERTRACGTEWALGTEACSRALLSDDRAAESLYQEAIERLERCRVTVHQARARLLYGEWLRRRNRRHDSRTQLRTAYETFTRVGAEGFAERARRELLATGETARKRTFGTDSELTGQEAQIAGLAGEGLTNTEIAAQLFISSRTVEWHLGNVFAKLGLSSRRQLRSALPPPNQRRRRQNQQVAT
- a CDS encoding VOC family protein, with protein sequence MTNPAHPGRMLFVNIPVADLERSKAFFGKLGFSFDPKFTDETAACMLVGEHAFVMLLSREKFAEFAKLPMADPTTHTLALYCFSVSSRDEVDTVSAAALAAGGAKADDAEDYGFMYSRSFFDLDGHGWQVMWMDSTAAEQGPEAFAASTQDADTPA
- a CDS encoding maleylpyruvate isomerase family mycothiol-dependent enzyme — translated: MTTTLTFPVLLRLIDERSTAFRAAVASAPSLDVQVPTCPEWTLFDLAQHIGEGRRDWAATVAAGPAPAKSAAEGAPAAPREREALLAWLAESTEQLLDALREVGPDRGCWTWWDASQSPRTCGAVARHQLQQFAVHTYDAQVTLGGAPEPLPGEVALDGVEEFLFTCVATTSAWPHKPTAFDFHATEGRSWRLTVDGDGARSTRVSAPGTTPVAAADGGPSAAGVSVRGTASELVLFVYDRIPADSLQIEGDAGLFDLLRAWDPEE
- a CDS encoding TIGR03960 family B12-binding radical SAM protein, whose product is MPAEAAVSVFPQLEALLPHVQKPIQYVGGELNSTVKPWETCDVRWALMYPDAYEVGLPNQGVMILYEVLNEREGVLAERTYSVWPDLEELMREHRVPQFTVDSHRPVKAFDVFGLSFSTELGYTNMLTALDLAGIPLESKDRTLDDPIVLAGGHAAFNPEPIADFIDAAIIGDGEQAVLDMTEIIRAWKAEGRPGGREEVLFRLARTGNVYIPAFYDVEYLADGRIARVVPNKSGVPWRVSKHTVMDLDEWPYPKQPLVPLAETVHERMSVEIFRGCTRGCRFCQAGMITRPVRERSITGIGDMVEKGLKATGFEEVGLLSLSSADHSEIGDIAKGLADRYEEDKIGLSLPSTRVDAFNVDLANELTRNGRRSGLTFAPEGGSERMRKVINKMVSEEDLIRTVSTAYGNGWRQVKLYFMCGLPTETDEDVLQIADMAMNVIAEGRKVSGQNDIRCTVSIGGFVPKPHTPFQWAPQLSAEQTDDRLGKLRDKIRGDKKYGRSIGFRYHDGKPGIVEGLLSRGDRRIGSVIRAVYEDGGRFDGWREHFSYDRWMACAEKTLPAFGVDVDWYTTRERTYEEVLPWDHLDSGLDKDWLWEDWQDSLDETEVEDCRWTPCFDCGVCPQMDTSIQIGPTGKKLLPLTVKNAAPTPASSGHTH
- a CDS encoding CYTH and CHAD domain-containing protein, producing the protein MADTKREIERKYEGSPTGGDPALPDLTRVPGVSGVIDKGVADLDATYYDTADQRLAAASLTLRRRTGGDDAGWHLKLPVSEGVRDEIRAPLSDTVPASLSALVRSRVREAELVPVVRLLSARDVRHLVDASGALLAEVSVDRVRAERLSGGTGAAEWTEIEVELADDGDPAFLDKVEKKLRKAGLARSSSKSKLARALSDTDTTRTTKTTKATKKPDKPADRAPRTAGDHVLAYLRTQLDAIIELDPAVRRDLHDSVHSMRVATRRMRSAFRSYGKIFDRVVTDPIGEELKWLAGELGVGRDQEVLTERLTTALDELPGALLSGPVRDRVRTWSQARGDGSRRHLIAVLDGGRYLDLLAALDGVVTDPPRLKAAAGDPSKVITKAVRKDFAKVSALADQALDLAPGADRDLAMHEARKKAKRTRYAAEAAVPALGGPAAGLVKSMKSLQSLLGDHQDSVMAREALRDLAAQAHAAGESAFTYGVLYGREERRAAAVEAAFPGEWEAIRGGSGI